Genomic window (Sediminispirochaeta smaragdinae DSM 11293):
CTATTGAGGCGATATCGAGCTCTTTTGCTTCGTCCTGCTTCATTGCAAGGGCGTAGGTGTTGTTGAGCTCCCATCGATCGAGCCAGACAATATTGTGGTCGGCCAGATCCTCTTCCTTTACCTTTGCAAAAAGTGTTTCCGGATCGGTAATTGTTGTGTCGTGCCCAAGGTATACGGACCATGCCGTACCCGTATATTCGGCATAAAGATCTGTCTGTCCTGTTTCAAGACCGTCTCTGGTAATTTTGCTTCCGGTGCCGAATTGTTCCTTTACCTCGAAACCCTTATTCCTCAGAAGTTCTGCCATCATGTTGCCCACGATGTATTGTTCTGTGAAATTCTTTGCTCCGACGGTTACTCTTCCCTTCTGCTCCTCTTTTCCCGCCTCCTCTTTTTTGGCACATCCCGGAAATAGGATGGCCGATGTAAGGACGACAATAGCAAAGGCCGCAAAAATTCTAGCTTTTTGTCTCATGATCTTCTCCTCTCTGTACAGATAGTGTTCTTCGATATTAAAACTCTGCCTTATCGGCCGAGTTTTAATCCTTTCGGCGTTACTCGCCGTTCCATTATGGCAAGGAAGGTATCTACGATAATTGCGATAAGTGCGGTTAATAGTGCGCCCGTAAGTATGATGTAGTTTTTATTAAGTTTGAGTCCGATAAAAATGAGGTCTCCCAATCCCCCTCCGCCGATTACCGCGGCAACGGTGGCTGTTCCCACATTGATAGTTGCGGCACTTCGTATGCCGGCCATGATAACGGGGCTGGCCATAGGAAACTTAATGTTCCATAGGATTTGGCGGTCGGTCAGTCCTATGCCTCTGGCCGCTTCGATTGTTTTGGTATCGATACTCATTAAGCCGCTGGTTGCATTGAAGACAATAGGGACCAGGCTGTAGAAGAAAAGTGCAATGATTGCCGGCCTCATACCGATACCGACAATGAGGAATACAAGGGCTACGACGGCAATAGACGGAACGGCCTGGGCCGCCGCTGTTATCGTTAGAATGATTCTGCCGAGATCCCTCCTCTTCTCATTGCTGGCGGCAATCGCGACGGCAAGTCCTATGATCACGGTGAAAAAGATTGAAACGGAAAAAAGGATCAGGTGCTGCCCTACGAGGGCAAGTATTTGTTCCCGGTTTTCCGAGACATATGCTACTATCGACATCAATCCTCCTGTGCCTTTTTGAATTCATTGAAAATGTCTTCGAGGTTTATGGCTCCGACGAAGCGGTTGCCCTCGGTGACGACAGGGAGCGAGCTCTCCCCTGCATCAATCATCAAGCTGAAGGTCTCCTGGAGGTTATTGTTTTTTTCTACCGTAACCACGTTGTCGATAAATGAGAGGTGTGGTTGGGGATCCTTTCTGCTTTTTTCCAGGGCGAAAAGGCCGAGAAATTTCTCGTCGCTGTCGGTAACGATCGCAACCCGCTTTCCCTTTTCTTCCATCTTTCGGATAACGGCTTCCGGCTTATCCGCTTTGTGTACCTGCACATATCCCGTGGTGACGATGTAGTCTTTGTTTTTCTTTAGGACAAGGGCCTTGATGTTTCGATCATGACCAAGGAGTTTTTCTACAAATTTGTTTTCAGGTTCGTACAAAATGTTATTTACATTGTCATATTGCACAAGATTCCCGTTTTGCATGATTGCAATCTTGTCGCCGAGCTTTATCGCCTCATTGATATCATGGGTAACGAAGACGATAGTCTTTTCTATCTTTTCCTGAATCGATAAGAAAGAGTCGTGCAGGCGAGAGCGATTGATCGGATCAATGGCGCCGAAGGGTTCGTCCATGAGTAGAATTTCCGGATCGGCAGCAAGAGCACGTGCAAGCCCCACCCGCTGCCTTTCTCCTCCGGAGAGCTGCAAGGGGTATTTATGAACGTAGCTACCGTTTAGGGTCACAAGATGCAGTAGCTCATCCACCCTGTTTTTAATTTTCCGCTCATCCCATCCAATGAGCCTCGGTACCATCGCTATGTTTGTAAAGACGTCCATATGGGGAAAGAGTCCGGTTTCTTGGATGACGTAACCGATGCTTCTTCGTAGCTGTACCGCATCGAGATCGTAGATTGAACGGCCGGAGATCGTAATATCCCCTTCGGTGGCATCGATCAATCGGTTGATCATTTTTAACGTTGTGGTTTTCCCACACCCGGAAGGACCGATCAGCATGGTAATCTTTCCCTGTTCGATGGTCATAGAGAGGTCTTGTACTGCAAGTTTCTTATCAAATCGTTTAGTTACACGTTTGAGCTCTATCATTCTATACGCTCCTCCGATACGGGGGTGATTTTCAATCCGCGAGGGGTCAGCCATTCTTCGACTTTCATGAGAAGCATGTTGATTCCTATACCGAGGGCCGATACTACAAGGGCTCCGGAAAGCACCATAAGAAAGTTGGCTCGTCCGATTCCGCTGAAGATGAAATAGCCGAGACCTCCGGCTCCTACCAGAGAGGCGTATGTAGCAACGCTGACACCGAGTACAATGGCGTTTCGCACCCCTGCCATGATGACCGGAATCGAAAGCGGGAGTTTTATGCGGAAGAGTATCTGCTGTCCGGTCAGGCCGATTCCCTTTGCAGCTTCGATCATCCGGGGAGACACGCTATTGAGGGCTGCATAGGTGTTTCGAATGATTGGTAAAAGGGAATACATCATAATTGCCAGAATAGCTGGGGTTATACCGATGCCGAGTTTAACGGGCGCCAGAACAACAACCATGATTCCAAAGAGTGCCAAACTGGGGATGGTCATCAGGATACTGCAGATATAAATAATGATCTTTGCCAATTTGGGTTTGCCCGATATGAAAAAACCAATGGGTACGCTGATGATAATCGAGAAGGGAATGCTGAGAAGCACAACCTTGAGATGCTGGAGAAACTGCAGCAACAGGGTCGGCCCATAATAATGAAGATAGGTCGAAAGGTTAATAAGCCCTCCTTATATTCTGAATTGTATTTATTAGTATAAACAAATTATTGATGATTGGTCAATGAAATGATATTTAAAATTTGTGATGTAAGTATGTTATGTATGATTTAATTGTTTACAATAATAGTAATTATATTATGTTTTCCTTGTTTTGAGAGGAATATCAGCTTTTAGTGTTACGTTTAATAAAATATACTGCTAAATATATTATCATGGAGAAAAATTCCATAGATTGATTTCTTTAGAGCTGTAAAGAAGACTGGTCGTAAAAATGAAAACCATGTAGAATAAATGGCAGAGATCGTTTCGGAGGTCGTATGGATGCCTGAACACTATGATATCAGCTACGATGTGCTTGTTACGCTTCGGCGGATCATTAGAGCAATCGATATGCATTCAAAGAGACTTGGCAAAGAATATGGACTTACCGGTCCACAGCTCATGATTCTGAAAGAAATTCGATCGGGTACGGATATCACCATCGGTCATGTAGCCAAGAAAGTTTCCCTGAGCCAGGCTACGGTCACCAATATTATCGACCGCCTTGAAAAGCGGGGTATGGTAACCAGGGAACGCAGTACCCTCGACAAGCGGAGGGTCATTGTACGAACCACCGATAAGGCCGAAGAGATACTGAAAACCAATCCCTCGGTGCTTCAGGCCGATTTTATCAATAGCTTCCAAACCCTAGAAACATGGGAACAGAATCTTATCCTCTCATCCCTTCAGCGGATTGCCACGATGATGGGTGCTGAGCATATATCATTTCCCGAAGAAGAGGTGGGACAGTTTATATAGTGGTATCGATCCGGGTTCCTCGCTGGTCGTCCCACTGCTCATAGTGATGCGTGTCGGGAGCCTCGACAGGTGGATGTTCTTCTTCCTCTGGAGGAACTTCTTCCACCGGGCCGGGAACCGGGCTTGGGTATGTATTCGGGGCGATTGAATCTATATCGGACATAGAAACACCTCCTTGTATTAATATAAAAAATTCCGTAAGGAGCGGCAAGAAATGAAAGATCAACGACATGATGAGCTGGCGAAACTGCTGGTAGAATACTCTATCCGCCTGCAAGCGGGGGAGCGCTGTCTGATTCAGAGCGTCGATGTTCCTGTTGAAATGGTGGAAGCACTGATACGTGCGGTATATGCAGTGGGCGGACATCCGATTGTCAATATGACCAGTGAACGGGTGCAGCGGGCCCTTGCTGCCGAAGCGAGTGTTGAAAGCATTGCCTCGCTTGCTGAGACCGAATCGGATCGCATGAAAAAGATGGACGCCTATATTGGGATCAGGGCCTCCTGGAACGAGCTGGAAATGGGGGATATCGGCGCCGATAAAAGCAGCCTGTATCGAACCAATTACGTGCAGCCCGTTCATTTCGGTATTCGGGTGCCTCACACAAAGTGGGTTGTGCTCCGCTATCCTACACCAACCATGGCATATCAGGCTGCCATGTCCACCGAGGCCTTTGAGGATTTTTACTATCGAGTTTCCGTTGGAGTGGATTATGCGGCAATGAGCCGGGCCATGGATCGAGCCGAGGAATTCCTTTCCCTGGCAAAATCGGTTCACATCACCGGGCCGGGGACCGATCTCCGCTTTTCTATCGAGGGCCTTCCTGCCGTCAAGTGTGACGGGAGCGCCAACATTCCCGATGGGGAGGTGTATACCTGTCCTGTTCGTGAGAGCGTTGAGGGGATGATTTCGTATAACACCCCCTCGACGCTGGATGGATTTACCTACCGTGATATCTCTTTCCGATTTGAAAAGGGGCGGATCATCGAGGCAAAGGCAAACGACAGTGAACGTATCAACCAGGTGCTTGATACGGATGATGGGGCACGCTATATCGGGGAATTCTCCTTTGGATGCAACCCCTGGATCGAAAGTCCCATGGACAATACCCTTTTCGACGAAAAGATTGCGGGGTCGTTTCACTTTACACCGGGGAATGCCTATGACGACTGCGACAATGGAAACCGCAGTGCGGTTCACTGGGACCTCGTTTGCATTCAGCGACCGGAGTGGGGCGGTGGTGAGATCAGCATCGACGGCGAATTGATCCGGAAGGATGGCCGCTTCGTCCATGAAGCCTTCCAGGCCTTGAATCCCGACCGTCTGAAATAGTGTAAGAGAGGAATCGTTGTCCGTTGCGGCTTCTTTTCACTAAAGGTCTGGATACACCCAGGGAAGCTCCGGCGTCGGTATAGGGCTACAGCGCTCTGTTTCGATTGCCGGAACCCTGTAGCTTTCTCCCGTTGAGGGGTTGTAATAGCTGGTTTCGGTAAGGCGACCGGTTATCCTGTACCACTGGCTTTCTCCTGTTACGGCAGGCAGTACTTCCGGGTTGTGTATCAGAAAACCGATGGTAAGGACGTCCGCCGCGCAGCACCACATCAGCATTCGTCCGAGTAATACCTGCCCCTCCTGAAGCCCTGCTCCGGTATGGATAAAGCCGTCGACCGTGATCTCTCTTCCCATATAGGCTTCATGATGATCATAGAGCTCTTGGTACCACCAGTAGTAGTGTTCCTGGTCCAGCACGATAGGCCCCTCCGGAGGAATCTTCTCTTCCCCTTCTTCCTGCCTCTGAACCGTCGGCTTCTGTGTGTTCACGATGGATACGGCCTGGCTCCCTGAGGCTTCCGGAAACCGCGCAGTATAGATTCCCGGAAGAAAAAGCAAGGGGAGGAAGAAGGCCAACATGCCGTCCTTCGGCGCTGGGGCGCCTGTGATGGCAAAGAGAAGAAACAAGGCCGATGCGGCAAGCAGCACAGGGATGTAGCGGGGGACGAGAAGAAGTCTTACCCGGTCGGTGATCACAAGCGTGAGAAAAACTGCAGCATAGCAGAGTGAAGCAAGCCGCGTAATCCATGACCCCTTCATGCTATAGCCGCCGTTACAAAAACCGTTCCCACGATAATGATGATGAGAAGGATGACCTCCCGCCGAGGAAAAGAACGGAACAGGAGAAGGGTGTTTTTCAGGTCGAGCATGGGACCGAGAATGAGAAACGCCAGTATCGCTTTTTGTGAGAACCACGGCAGATAGCCTCTGGCGATGAAGGCGTCGGCTTCAGAACAGACCGAAAAGAGAAAAGCCAGCACCATCATGATAATTTCGGAAAGGATCGGAATCCTCCCAATCTTCATGAGTGATTCCATGGGGATGAAGCTTCGTGCCGCAGAGGTGATGACGGCCCCGAGGAGAAAATATCGTCCCATGAAAAAGAACTCTCCGGCGACCGACGATATGAAGCCCCTGATGCCCTGTTTTTCTTTTGCTGCTGTTTCGCAGCTACAGCTTGCACAACCGCAACTGGCACCATGATTATCCTCGGTGTGTTTATGGTGTATATGCTTTTTCTTTTCACCGCTGGGGGAGGGCAGAAGGAGCAATAACAGCGCACCGATAATCAGAATGGCCACCCATCCGAGGATGAACCTACCGGCGATCACCTTAGCTTCGCCTCTGAAGGCGTAGGCGGTTGAAAAAATGACTATGGGATTGATCAAGGGCACCGCTATCATGAAGGTATAGGCGGCAGCGGGAGAGAGCCCCTTTTCTCTCAGGCTACGTGCAACAGGAACAATGGCACATTCGCAGAGGGGAAATATCAGTCCTATAAGTGATGCAAGTAAAATCCCGAAGATCGGCACCGCAGTGATTCGCTCTATGACCTCGGGTTTCAGATAGTAGCGAACAATGGTCGCAATCAGCGACCCCAAAAGGAGAAAAGGCAAGGCTTCCGCTATCATTGCCCAGAGGATATAGGAAAAAAGCGCATAGGAGTTGGCCGCATCCATCATTGGCTCATTTCGCTTTACGCGCTGAATCCCGATGAAGTCGTCCCCCGGATAGCGGCCTTAATCCGGCGTTGAGTGATTCCCACTGGTCGATGGGAAAATCAAACCAAACAATATCTCCCGCCGACATTCCCGTGTTGCTGTTCTCGAAAAAAGCAGCAAGTTGTTCCATCGCCGGATTATGCGCCACGACAATGACGGCCGGGGCCGATGCCTTGCCCGCTATCAGGTTCAGATAATCGTCTGCTGTTCCCGTGTAGAGTCCCGCAAGCGGGACGGGCGTGGGGCACTTAGGAAGGGCTGCTGCCATGATGCGGGCGGTTTCAAGGGCTCTGGCAGCCTCGGAGCAGAAAATTTGACCTGGCAGAGGGCTAAGCTCTATGAGCCGGGCGGCCATCGCCTCGGCATCTATACGGCCCTGATGGGTCAGTTCTCTGTCGAAGTCCCGTTTACCGTCGCCATGTTCCGGCTTTGCATGGCGCATGAGATAGAGTCGTTTCATTGAAGCGCTCCTTTATATTTCCAAGTTTTTCGTTCTTCAAAGACCCCGTTTCCCTTAAAAAGCGCACGCAAAGACTTCGGAAGGGATCCGATCAGCTCATCAGATACGGATATGCTGCCCGGATCGGTACCATTTTTCTCCAAGTGGGCAGCGTAGTTGATGGTTTCCGAAACAATCTGTCCGGTTTCATCTGCGAATTTTATTTTCCCGGTATCCAGGCCGATCCTGAGACGAATGATCTCGTTGACCGGCTTGTCGGGAGAGGCATTGAAAACCCCGATGAGGCTTTGTACCTCCAGGGCGAACATCACGGCACGCTGCTGATGCCCTTTGAAGGTGAAAGCGAGAATACCGCCGTCTCCTGCCCAGTTCCAGATTCTGCCATCGTAATCCTCCAAAACCTTTCGCAAAAAGGCCCAGAATCTGAAATAAAGCTTTTCCGCCTTCTTTATTCCGTGTTTTTTTACAATGGCAGAATTCCCGACAATATCGACACTCGCAATGGTCATGTCGTAACGCTTTCCCTGCTTTAAGGCACCCCAATTCGAAAGCTCCGAAGGATCTTCCCTGAGCTTACGAATTTTACGTTTCTTTTCATCGTAGACAAGCCCCGAATAGAGCATCATATTTCTCATCTCTTCGATGCCTTCGAGATTCACGGTTTTTCCGAGAAGCTGATTTCCGTCGATTTCTATGAGGAGTTTCAAAAGTCGTTCTTCATATCCCTTTTGCTCACATTCCTGGATAAAGGCAGTTGCCGCTTTCCTGGTCGGAACGGTTATATGGGAATCGAGGCCCAGGATGGTATGGGAGCAATAGTGGTTCATAAGAAGACATCCCAGCTCATCGATTTGGTCAGGTTTTAGTGATTTTGTCATCATTTCTGCTATGTGATTGTGTAGTGACGGGTCGAGCATGCTATATCCTTTCGAAAAGCTCATGTTGTTGCTATTGTACCAAAGCAGTATACTTCGAAGCCTTTTTTCAAACAAGAGAAAAGGGATTCCTCCACTGGATTGCTTTACCGAATTAGCTGTCGCTGAGGGTATACTCTACCTCAATTGAACATCGTATCTGTTCGCCGGGAGCGATGTCGAAGGGGAAAAGCGATTTGAGAAGGGCAAGGGCCTCTTTATCCAGCAGCGAGCTTCCTGAAGAGCGTTGGAGTAGGCACTCTTCGAGGGTTCCGTTGGGCGCTATCGAAAGCCTTACCGCTACAAGGCCTTCTATTCCCCTGTTTCTGGCTATTGGAGGATAGGTGAAGTTTCGTGATATGCGGTTTTTGAGGATCATGAGGAAAAGGTCGGCAACATCGGCTACATTATCGGCGCCTACTTTCTCCCCGGTTTCTGTTGAGCCTTCATTGACGTGATAGTATGCCTGTTCTCCCCCTTCTGCCGCTCCCTCACGAGAACGAGGTACCATTTCTTTCTCTTGCAAAGCGTGGGAGTGTGTAGATGTGTCGTCCGATTGTTGATGTTCTGTTGACTCTGAACCTACCTTTGCCGGTGCCTCGTTTTGCTTTTGAACGGCAGGCGATTCTACTTTCGGCGGGGAAGTTTCCCGATGTCCGGAATCGGGCATGGACTCTATCTTGTCCTGAGTGGCAACACGCTTTTGCTCGGGGGATCCGAGATCCAGATAGAGCTCGGAGATCTGCTCCTGCCTCTCCACTTGGGAGGGAGCTTGAAAGAGTGCACCATCCATCCATCTTCCGAAGCAAAGAAAAAAGAGAGCATGGAGCAAGGCAGCCGAGGCTATCGCCACCGCCTGCCTCCTGTGTTCTTCAAGCTGCTCGGACACCTTTGCCGACATCCTTATCTACAAGCTATAGCGTCCGCTCAGGGTACATGATCTTCCCTGACCTGGGTAATAGCTGCTGGTGTCCGACCAACTATTGTAATAGACGTAGGATGCATAGTTTTCATCCAAAAGATTGTCGACGGAAAAGATGATGGTAAGGTTACCCATTCGTGTTGTGGGTTTCCAGCGTAAAGATGCATCGACTATAACATAGCCGTCGACCTTTTCCTGGGTATTGGCATTATCCCCCCCCTGGTAAGAGGAACCTCGGTAGCTTGTTCCCAGCTCCGTTTCTAACCGATGGGGGAGGGCAAAGAGCAGGGATGCTCCGGCTACATGTTTGGAAACAAGGGGAATTTCTTTGTCTTCGTTGTCCCCATGTATAAAGGTCGGCAACACATAGGCGTAAGAGCCGGACATGGTCAGCCATGGTTTCGGTTTCAACGTTAGCTCTGTCTCGCCGCCGATTCTCCGGGTCTCATCCAGGTTTTCATTTTGAGAGGTGGCCGTATTGTAGACAATTTCATGTTTCATGAGATTGAGATAGGCCCGGCCCTTTATTTCGAGCAGGGAAGAAATTTTTATCGAGCCCCCTGTTTCGAACAGGTAGCCCTTTTCCGCTTCCAGGTCGGGAAGGAATGTTCCGTAGGTTATCTGTTCATCAGTAAAGGGATAACGGAAGACTCGTTCGTGGCGCAGATAGAGTTTTGAGTTTTCGTCGGGGTTCCAGCGCAGGCCTATGGACCAGGCCGGACCGATGTGCCACGCATTATCATCGTCGGTAAAGATATCGGCACCATCAAAGCGGAAACCTCCGGAAGCCCCTATGCTGTCGCCGATCTTAACCTCCAGATTCGTGTAGCCTCCAAGGGAAAGGAGAGAAACCTCTGTCTCGGCCGTGGCGTTATTTCGTTCGGCCGAATCGTATGTGCTAGAGTCGAGATAACTGTACCTCGTGTCGATTCCGGAAACCATGGTGATGGGGTAGTGTCCCTCGGCAGTGGTTTCGAAGCTTGCCTGGGGTTGAAAACTTAGCGAGTGATAGATGTTGTCGTAATAGTAGCTACCCCATGACGGCATATCCGGGGAGAAATTCTTATACTCGTAGCCCAAAAGAGTATCGAAAAGCAGCTTGTCCGTTGCCTGGTATTCACCGTGAAGATCTGCCGAGAGGATGTGTTCGGTAGATTCGTCGGCATGATTGACGGCCTCGGTGGGGTCATCCTCCAACTGATCCTTGGTAAGACCGCCCGGCATCTGGTAATAGTTGTAGCTGTAGCCGAGGCCGAGATCAAGGACCAGCTTGCTCGTGGGGTAAAGATTTCCTGTTATTTTACCATGGGCCGCCTGTTGTTCGCTGCTATCCCGATAGCCGTCGCTCGAATAATAATCTCCGCTGACACTGAGCGATCCATTTCCCCTCGCAATGCCGGCGGAGATGGCTTCCTTAAAACTCTGGTAACTTTCCAGGGTGCTCGAGATACTCAGAGACAGGGGATCGCTTTGCTTTTTTGTAATGATATTGATGACGCCACCTATTGCTCCACTTCCGTAGAGTACCGACCCCCCACCGTGGAGGACCTCGATCCGCTCGATGGATTCCAGGGAGATAGACTGCCAGTTGATCGAGCTCATATCGGGATTGTTGAGCCGTTTTCCGTCCACCATTACCACAACCCTGCCGAAGGAACTTTCTCCGAATCCGCCCATGGAAATTTGGCTCTTTGCCGTTGTCGAATCGCTGCGGAACTGGATTCCGGGGACCCTTTCCAGCAGATCGACAATAGATGTGACCCCGCTTTCTTGTACTTCTCCGGCAGTGATGACGGTCACCTCCGCGGTCGTTTCGCTCTCTTTCGTCGGAATCCTGTTTGCGGTTACGACAACGCTGATTTTTGATGCTTCTCCGTTTTCTGTCTCTTCCTCGGCCCAGATGGGAACGAGCCATAAAGATATAAGGACGAAAACGAGAATGGCGATCGGAATGAATCTATGGTTCATGTAGCCTCCGGAAGGAGGTAAAGAGACGAAACCTGCTTTTGCGATTGGTTGCAAGCATGTCACTTTACCGGTCCCTGTACGTGAGAGATGCGGTAATGAAGGTCGAAGTGACCCCTGACGGATAAAATCGTCTTCCGGCTTACGACCTTGTCATGGTCGCTTACGGCGGCACGCCCACATCTGATTTTCACAGATTTCCGTTATTTCATCCGTCATTATCAATGAAAGCGCCAGTATAACGCGCCATCACTATTCGGTATTGCATTTTTTTTCAAAAAAATGCAATACCTTATGCTTGCAGAACCGCCGCCACCTTTTCAAAAGCTTGTAGCAGAAGCGTCCTTGAGCAGGCAATATTGGCCCTGAGAAAACCCTCGCCCGAAGTGCCGAAGAGCGATCCCGATTCCAGCCAGACGCCTGCCTCGTCGATGAATAGGCGTTCCAGCTGCGAGCTTGTCAAGCTGCTCTTCGCCAGAATCGGCCGAACATCGAGCCAAAGCAGGTATGTTGCCTCCAGGGGCATGACCGTGATATCCGGGATATTTTCTTTTAGGAAAAGGGTCAAGGCATCCCTGTTGCCCATAATGTATTTCAACGTCTCTTCGAGCCATGCTTCGCCCTCTCGGTAGGCTGCTTCGCAGGCAACGGCGCCGAAGCAATTGGGCAGATCACCGCAACTTCGCTTGAGTTCCTCCCGAAAACGCCTTCTCAACCGACTATCGGTGATGACGATGTTGCTGGTTGCAAGACCCGGAATATTGAAGGTTTTACTCGGTGCCGTACAGAGAACTGTCTGTTCCGCGACTCCCTCATCCAGCAGGGGAAAGGGGGTGTGACGGCGGGGAGCGTCAGGCATGACTAAATCGCAGTGGATCTCGTCGGAAACCACGATAAGCTTATGCTTTTCCGCAATGCGGGCAACATCTTCCAACTCTCCGGGATCCCACACCCTGCCGACAGGATTGTGCGGACTGCAAAGGATCATCAATTTTGCAGAGGCGGCCATCTCTTCAAGCTCTTGAAGATTCATGGTGTAGTATCCGTGCCTTTCGACAAGATTATTAACCATGAGATTTCGGCCGTTATCAGTAACAGCCGAAGCAAAAGGGTAGTAGACCGGATTTTGGATGATGACATTGTCTCCCGGTTCGGTAAAGGCCCTTATCGCGGCATGTATTGCCGGAACGATTCCCGGGGATATGGTAACGCTCTCTTTTTCTATCGAAAAATCAAACCTTCTTGAGAACCATCTGTCGAGTTCCCGGTAATAACCGTCGCCTGCCATGGTATATCCGAATATAGGGTGGCTGTTCCGTTCGGCAATGGCCTTTGTTACCGCTTCCGGCGTCGGAAAATCCATATC
Coding sequences:
- a CDS encoding energy transducer TonB, which encodes MSAKVSEQLEEHRRQAVAIASAALLHALFFLCFGRWMDGALFQAPSQVERQEQISELYLDLGSPEQKRVATQDKIESMPDSGHRETSPPKVESPAVQKQNEAPAKVGSESTEHQQSDDTSTHSHALQEKEMVPRSREGAAEGGEQAYYHVNEGSTETGEKVGADNVADVADLFLMILKNRISRNFTYPPIARNRGIEGLVAVRLSIAPNGTLEECLLQRSSGSSLLDKEALALLKSLFPFDIAPGEQIRCSIEVEYTLSDS
- a CDS encoding TonB-dependent receptor, coding for MNHRFIPIAILVFVLISLWLVPIWAEEETENGEASKISVVVTANRIPTKESETTAEVTVITAGEVQESGVTSIVDLLERVPGIQFRSDSTTAKSQISMGGFGESSFGRVVVMVDGKRLNNPDMSSINWQSISLESIERIEVLHGGGSVLYGSGAIGGVINIITKKQSDPLSLSISSTLESYQSFKEAISAGIARGNGSLSVSGDYYSSDGYRDSSEQQAAHGKITGNLYPTSKLVLDLGLGYSYNYYQMPGGLTKDQLEDDPTEAVNHADESTEHILSADLHGEYQATDKLLFDTLLGYEYKNFSPDMPSWGSYYYDNIYHSLSFQPQASFETTAEGHYPITMVSGIDTRYSYLDSSTYDSAERNNATAETEVSLLSLGGYTNLEVKIGDSIGASGGFRFDGADIFTDDDNAWHIGPAWSIGLRWNPDENSKLYLRHERVFRYPFTDEQITYGTFLPDLEAEKGYLFETGGSIKISSLLEIKGRAYLNLMKHEIVYNTATSQNENLDETRRIGGETELTLKPKPWLTMSGSYAYVLPTFIHGDNEDKEIPLVSKHVAGASLLFALPHRLETELGTSYRGSSYQGGDNANTQEKVDGYVIVDASLRWKPTTRMGNLTIIFSVDNLLDENYASYVYYNSWSDTSSYYPGQGRSCTLSGRYSL
- a CDS encoding MalY/PatB family protein is translated as MNNYDTTPDRRGTGSIKWDQKPHESAPEQIPLWVADMDFPTPEAVTKAIAERNSHPIFGYTMAGDGYYRELDRWFSRRFDFSIEKESVTISPGIVPAIHAAIRAFTEPGDNVIIQNPVYYPFASAVTDNGRNLMVNNLVERHGYYTMNLQELEEMAASAKLMILCSPHNPVGRVWDPGELEDVARIAEKHKLIVVSDEIHCDLVMPDAPRRHTPFPLLDEGVAEQTVLCTAPSKTFNIPGLATSNIVITDSRLRRRFREELKRSCGDLPNCFGAVACEAAYREGEAWLEETLKYIMGNRDALTLFLKENIPDITVMPLEATYLLWLDVRPILAKSSLTSSQLERLFIDEAGVWLESGSLFGTSGEGFLRANIACSRTLLLQAFEKVAAVLQA